The following proteins are co-located in the Schistocerca nitens isolate TAMUIC-IGC-003100 chromosome 2, iqSchNite1.1, whole genome shotgun sequence genome:
- the LOC126235489 gene encoding metalloendopeptidase OMA1, mitochondrial-like: protein MVGLKLRHWWKNLTPNEKDIFFEAVKRNIVSVLISFVLLHSGFLMLYAYYLEFDPVTNRRKLVVFSDDQISEIAASEQRRIIKRHEVNILPTTHQLHQIIGKIVTKIVDSNDEIPNIRNKMWSIYVVDSPEIRNAFVLPNGAIFFFTGLLTVASNDDQTSIILSHEMAHTVLSHMAEQISNVHFHNLLFNLAIIVIWATMPILYAFPCQWLAEYLAKMFVELPFSRNLELEADKVGLILAAKACFDVREASLLWSKLKLLASLEGGLSTEPAEIFSTHPSYETRKRHLDSQLPAALKLREKCDCPRLPGNDPREFINIMLQDLEELQRNHKSIYIISKILGNQSK, encoded by the coding sequence ATGGTTGGCCTCAAACTTCGTCACTGGTGGAAAAATCTAACACCTAATGAAAAGGATATTTTTTTTGAAGCTGTGAAGAGAAATATCGTCTCTGTTTTAATTAGTTTTGTTTTGTTGCATTCTGGATTTCTGATGCTTTATGCTTACTACCTTGAATTTGATCCAGTAACAAATAGGAGAAAGCTTGTAGTATTTTCAGATGACCAAATAAGTGAGATAGCAGCTTCAGAGCAAAGGAGAATTATTAAGAGACATGAAGTAAATATCTTACCCACAACCCATCAACTCCATCAAATCATTGGAAAAATAGTCACAAAAATTGTGGATTCAAATGATGAAATTCCTAATATTAGAAATAAAATGTGGTCTATTTATGTTGTTGATAGCCCAGAGATAAGAAATGCCTTTGTCTTACCAAATGGTGCAATATTCTTCTTCACAGGCTTGCTTACTGTAGCAAGCAATGATGATCAAACTAGTATTATATTGTCACATGAAATGGCTCATACTGTATTGTCACACATGGCAGAACAAATTAGTAATgttcattttcataatttattatttaatcttGCTATTATTGTAATCTGGGCAACCATGCCAATCCTCTATGCATTTCCATGTCAATGGCTTgcagaatatcttgcaaaaatgttTGTGGAACTCCCATTCAGTCGCAATCTTGAGCTAGAAGCTGATAAAGTTGGTCTCATCTTAGCTGCAAAAGCTTGTTTTGATGTCAGAGAGGCAAGTTTGCTGTGGTCCAAATTAAAATTGTTGGCTTCCCTTGAAGGAGGTTTAAGTACTGAGCCTGCTGAAATATTCTCTACTCATCCTAGTTATGAGACAAGGAAGAGGCATCTTGATAGTCAGCTACCAGCAGCTCTTAAATTAAGAGAAAAATGTGATTGTCCTCGTTTGCCAGGAAATGATCCAAGGGAATTCATTAATATAATGCTCCAGGATCTTGAGGAACTTCAGAGAAACCATAAATCAATTTATATTATATCAAAGATACTAGGTAATCAATCAAAATAA